Below is a genomic region from Marinobacter salarius.
ATACGGCTGTCGTCCAGCACGTAGGAGCGAATCTGGCTGCCCCAACCAATATCCGCCTTGGCATCTTCCGCCTTCTGTTTCTCGGCGTTACGCTCCTGCATCTCACGCTCAAACAGCTTGGCCTTCAGCTGTTTCATGGCCTGGTCTTTGTTCTGATGCTGGCTTCGGCCAGCCTGACAGGCCACGACAATCCCGGTGGGATTATGAGTCAGACGCACAGCAGATTCGGTCCGGTTTACGTGCTGACCACCCGCACCCGAGGCACGGTAGACATCGACACGGAGGTCCGCCGGATTGATTTCAATCTCGAAACTGTCGTCCACTTCCGGTGAGACAAATACGGATGAGAACGACGTGTGACGGCGGTTGCCGGAATCAAACGGCGATTTTCGCACCAGACGATGCACACCGGTTTCCGTGCGCAACCAGCCAAACGCATAATCGCCCTGGATGTGAATGGTCGCACTCTTGATGCCGGCCACATCGCCTTCCTGCAATTCGACGATCTCGGCCTTGAAACCACGGCGCTCAGCCCAACGCAGGTACATGCGCAACAGCATATTGCCCCAGTCCTGGGCCTCAGTACCGCCGGAGCCGGCCTGAATGTCCAGATAGGCGTTGTTGGCATCCATCTCGCCGGAGAACATGCGGCGGAATTCGAGCTTCTCGAGCTCTTTGTCAAGCCCGGCCAGATCGGCTTCGATCTCCGCAGCCGTGCCCTCGTCCTCTTCCTCGTCCGCAATTTCGAGCAGACCCTCGGCGTCTTCAAGGCCGGAGGTGAGGTTGTCGATGGTACGAACAATCAATTCAAGATCGGAGCGTTCCTTGCCCAGCGCCTGCGCCCGTTCGGGGTCTTCCCATACGGAAGGCACTTCCAGCTCACGCTCAACTTCAGTCAGTCTTTCACTACGCTGATCGTAGTCAAAGATACCCCCTGAGCGCTTCAGTGCGCTCACGAAGGTCTTTTATCTTCGTAACAATGGGATTGATTTCCATGAAATCCTTACTCTCGCTCGGAAAATGAATGCGATCAAAATCAGACGCGAGATTCTACCGGAAATCTGTTTTTAAATCAGCCGGTGGGTTTTTGACTGGGTGCCTGCATTGGTCGATGAGGCCCTTCCAGGATACGCGGTGAATACGTCCCTGTACGCTCGACAAAAACATCCATGTTTTTGACGATCCTGGAAGGGCCTCACCGACCAATGCCCAAATCACGAGTTATCGCCACAAAGGTATAATTACGGCGCTATCTCCCAGGTTCAATCGGCATAGGGGTGGGTACTCTTTTCTGCCGGGAAAAGGTGTCCGAGCGAAGCGAGTTCTTTTCCCAGAAGAAAAGAGTACCCACCCCTGTGCCAGACTCTTAGACTCTCAGACCAGCGGCTCCAAATAATCCACCAGAAGCTGCAAATTGGTACGCCCACGAAAGGTATTCGCATCAGGCTTATAAACCACCCGCGCACCAGTCCTGGTGTAGTCAGGCACTTCCGGCCCGGTGTTGAAGGCGATGCCATCGATGATGGCGCCGCCCTCTTCTGGTTGGAGTACCAGCTTCAGGTGGTTCTCGCCGACAATGCGCTGGCTGACCACACGGAAGTTGCCGTCAAACAGGGGCTCCGGGAAATGCTGCCCCCAGGGACCGGCACGCTTTAACAGGGTGGCGGTTTCCAGGTGAAGCTCGTCCGGGCTCAGGGGGCCATCGGTGGTGATGGCCGCTTCCAGGTCTTCCGCCCGCAGGGTATCGCGGACCGCCCGGTCGAACGCGTCACTGAACGCATCCAGGTCACCGCGGGACAGGGTCATGCCTGCCGCCATGGCATGACCGCCGAATTTTTTCATCATCCCCGGGTGTCTGGCATCAACCACGGCGAGCACGTCGCGGATATGCAGGCCCGGGATGGAACGGGCGGAACCCTTGATGTCTTCGCCGTTGTCGTCCGGCGCAAACGCAATCGTCGGGCGGTGGGTCTGCTCACGAATACGGGCTGCCAGTATGCCAATCACACCCTGGTGCCAGTCGGTGTCGAACAGGGCCAGGCCCCACGGCAGGCCCTCAATGTCCAGCGACATGGACGCCAACAGGTCCTGGGCCTGGGTTTTCATGTCTTTTTCGATAGTGCGACGTTCGCGGTTGAAGGTATCCAGTTCGCGGGCGAGGCGCTGGGCTTCGTCACGGCTGTCTGCCAGCAGGCAGGCAATGCCCACACTCATATCGTCCAGGCGACCGGCAGCGTTCAGTCTGGGACCAACCACAAAACCAAGGTCCGTGGAGCTGATTTCGCTGTGGTCGCGGCCGGCCACTTCCAGCAGCGCCAGAATACCGGGGCGAGCCTCTCCCTGGCGAATGCGACGCAGGCCCTGCTCCACGAAAATGCGGTTATTGTGGTCCAGAGGAACAACGTCAGCCACCGTACCGAGCGCCACCAGGTCCAGGAGACTACCAAGATTCGGCTGTGGCTCGGGCAGCAAACCCTGCTCCCGGAGATGCTTACGCAGGGCTGTTAGCACATAGAACATCA
It encodes:
- the prfB gene encoding peptide chain release factor 2 (programmed frameshift) produces the protein MEINPIVTKIKDLRERTEALRGYLDYDQRSERLTEVERELEVPSVWEDPERAQALGKERSDLELIVRTIDNLTSGLEDAEGLLEIADEEEDEGTAAEIEADLAGLDKELEKLEFRRMFSGEMDANNAYLDIQAGSGGTEAQDWGNMLLRMYLRWAERRGFKAEIVELQEGDVAGIKSATIHIQGDYAFGWLRTETGVHRLVRKSPFDSGNRRHTSFSSVFVSPEVDDSFEIEINPADLRVDVYRASGAGGQHVNRTESAVRLTHNPTGIVVACQAGRSQHQNKDQAMKQLKAKLFEREMQERNAEKQKAEDAKADIGWGSQIRSYVLDDSRIKDLRTKVETSNTQSVLDGDIDKFIEASLKMAL
- the recJ gene encoding single-stranded-DNA-specific exonuclease RecJ is translated as MTPKKILRRPGSDTTPDWGQNLPSLLRRLYAARGVTSDDQLNYTLKHLASPMDLRGVDRAVALLTEAITSQQRVLVLGDFDADGATSTAVAMLGLGMLGLHDIDFRVPSRFSDGYGLTPGIIHRLRDEDSLPDLLVTVDNGISAVEGVGAARELGIRVVVTDHHLAGETLPDADAIVNPNQPGCPFLSKNAAGVGVMFYVLTALRKHLREQGLLPEPQPNLGSLLDLVALGTVADVVPLDHNNRIFVEQGLRRIRQGEARPGILALLEVAGRDHSEISSTDLGFVVGPRLNAAGRLDDMSVGIACLLADSRDEAQRLARELDTFNRERRTIEKDMKTQAQDLLASMSLDIEGLPWGLALFDTDWHQGVIGILAARIREQTHRPTIAFAPDDNGEDIKGSARSIPGLHIRDVLAVVDARHPGMMKKFGGHAMAAGMTLSRGDLDAFSDAFDRAVRDTLRAEDLEAAITTDGPLSPDELHLETATLLKRAGPWGQHFPEPLFDGNFRVVSQRIVGENHLKLVLQPEEGGAIIDGIAFNTGPEVPDYTRTGARVVYKPDANTFRGRTNLQLLVDYLEPLV